The Candidatus Methylomirabilota bacterium genome includes the window CGAACAAAGACGCACGGCCGACCGGCATATGTCGATTCGCCCTGAATACTGTAGAAGATCTCGTTGACGAAGAGGCTCAAGACCGCGTCCGCCTGTGTACATCTTCCAAAAAAAGTTGGGCAGGCTTCCTGCTCTGCGAAAGCCTGCCCACTCAACAATTTAGGCCCCGTTATGCCTACTCTTCCGATCCGATCACCACATACCGTGTGCCGCCGTCCCGCTTGACCAGCAGCAGCGTGGGCTCATCCGGCTTGGTCTTTTCCAGAACGCGCCTGACCTGATTGACCGTCGTCACCCGTATACGGTTGATCTCCAGGATCAGATCGCCCGGCTGTAACCCCACGGCATCGCCGGGACTATCCGGCTCGACCTCCGTAATCACGATGCCCTTCTCGCCCTTGAGCCCGAACTTGCGAGCAAGGGCAGGGGTCAGCTCTTGGATATCGATCCCCAGCTTCGACTTCGGAGAGGACGCGGCAGCAGCCGCCACCTGCTCCTCTTTCAGCTCGCCAACCTTGACCTGCAGCGTCACCTCGGCCCCGTCGCGGATCACCTTGACGGGGATCTCTTTGCCTATCGGGGTGCTGGCCACGATGTGCGGCAGATCGGTGGAGGACTTGACCTTCTTGCCGTCAAACTCCACAATGACATCCCCCTGTTTGACCCCGGCCTGTTCGGCTGGCGATCCCTCCATGACATCCGATACCAGGGCGCCGTTCGCCTGCTTCAGGGAGAATTTCTTGCCCAAGTCGGGGGTAATCGGCTGAATCGCGACGCCAAGCCATCCGCGGGTGACCTGTCCACGTTCTCTCAACTGGGGCAAGACCTCCTTCGTCATATCGATGGGGATGGCAAAGCCGATCCCGATCGAACCGCCCGTGGGGCTGAAGATGGCGGTGTTGATGCCTACCGCCTCGCCGTTGGTGTTGATCAGCGGTCCGCCACTGTTGCCTCGATTGATCGAGGCATCGGTCTGGATAAAGTTGTCATAGGGACCTTCACCGATGAACCGGCCCTTCGCGCTGACGATGCCGGTGGTGACCGTCTGGTTGAGCCCGAACGGATTGCCGATCGCCATCACCGGCTCGCCGACCTCCAACTTCTCCGAGTTGCCCAGCGGAATCACCGGCAGGTTGGAGGCCTCGATCTTGATGAGGGCGATATCGGTTTTTGGATCCCTCCCGATCACCTTCGCTTTCAACTCTCGGCCGTCGCCCAGCTTCACGGTGATGTCTGTCGCGTTCTCGACGACATGGTTGTTCGTCAGGATATAGCCGTCCTTATTGATAATGAATCCGGATCCCAGGCTGGTGGCCTTAAACTGCCTTGGCTGGTCTCCGAAGAATCGTTTGAAGAACTCATTGAACGGGTCGTCTTCACTGGAAGGACCACGGGACGGAATGCCTCGTTTGACGACCTGGGTGGTGCTGATATTCACCACAGCGGGCGTCAGCTCCTTCGCCAACTTGACCCAGAGCTTCCCATCCGAAATTTGGCTTGTACTGAACAGCCCACTCTCCCCTTTTTCCGTCCACAGTTGAGCGGTTGTGGCCTTTGTGAGCGGGACCAGATTGAAGGAGGCGGTGATCAGCACTCCAAGAATCAAACAGGACGTTGCGACAATGATGAGGGTTCTGGCGTTAAACCGTCTGTTGTGCATCGTATCCCCCTGCGATACTGTACCTTCTCCCGCTCGCCGTTTGGCAACTGTCGACATGTATCATATATTGATATTAGTCACGACAAACACAAAGGTGTTTAGCGGAATTGCTCCCGATTTGGGGCGCAACGTACTCCGCCTTTGTTGCCATAAGCTTAGCAGACTATAGGCGCAAATTCAACTTGGCTATTTCGTCTTGCGGTCGCGCAGAGGATACGGGAGGAATGGGGACGTGGGTCGGATCCGGGGTCTTCTGCTGCTTCTGGGTGTCGTCCTCCTGGGAGCGCTTCTCGTCAAGATCGACTTGAGACCGATTGTCGATCAGGTGAGATCCCTCTCCTGGAGCCTGCCGCTCCTATTCCTGCCGTACGGGCTCACGACGATTTTCGATACCTTCGGATGGCGCTACGCCTTTCCAGGACGTCTGCTCCCCTTCTCAATG containing:
- a CDS encoding peptidase, with protein sequence MHNRRFNARTLIIVATSCLILGVLITASFNLVPLTKATTAQLWTEKGESGLFSTSQISDGKLWVKLAKELTPAVVNISTTQVVKRGIPSRGPSSEDDPFNEFFKRFFGDQPRQFKATSLGSGFIINKDGYILTNNHVVENATDITVKLGDGRELKAKVIGRDPKTDIALIKIEASNLPVIPLGNSEKLEVGEPVMAIGNPFGLNQTVTTGIVSAKGRFIGEGPYDNFIQTDASINRGNSGGPLINTNGEAVGINTAIFSPTGGSIGIGFAIPIDMTKEVLPQLRERGQVTRGWLGVAIQPITPDLGKKFSLKQANGALVSDVMEGSPAEQAGVKQGDVIVEFDGKKVKSSTDLPHIVASTPIGKEIPVKVIRDGAEVTLQVKVGELKEEQVAAAAASSPKSKLGIDIQELTPALARKFGLKGEKGIVITEVEPDSPGDAVGLQPGDLILEINRIRVTTVNQVRRVLEKTKPDEPTLLLVKRDGGTRYVVIGSEE